A region from the Lentimonas sp. CC4 genome encodes:
- a CDS encoding LysM domain-containing protein — protein MEDDALQSPNNMIPVALAVFGIVLGGAGLYFGLTANQRLNPLDETLSESASSSAKIEKVINGYDTQIAELAAQVAEQEKTIGRLRVYSSEGERNLKKLAAELSANREQIVKTAGKLNEFAAAGFRAPAPAPTPSAPTVTSNEGDPVEAATPGDATTYVIAAGDNFGKIATKHGVSVQAILDANPNADPRRLAIGQTINIPAK, from the coding sequence ATGGAAGACGACGCACTTCAATCCCCTAACAATATGATCCCCGTTGCACTCGCAGTGTTCGGTATCGTTCTTGGCGGCGCAGGCCTCTATTTCGGTCTGACTGCGAATCAACGCCTCAATCCGCTCGATGAGACGCTCTCCGAGAGTGCGTCGAGTTCCGCGAAGATTGAGAAAGTTATCAATGGCTATGATACGCAGATTGCCGAACTTGCCGCGCAAGTTGCAGAGCAGGAGAAGACCATTGGTCGTCTACGGGTCTACAGCTCAGAAGGTGAACGGAATCTCAAGAAACTTGCTGCTGAATTGAGCGCCAATCGCGAGCAGATCGTGAAGACGGCCGGGAAGCTGAATGAATTTGCCGCTGCAGGCTTTCGTGCCCCAGCTCCGGCGCCAACGCCATCTGCACCGACTGTGACATCCAATGAGGGAGACCCAGTTGAAGCTGCGACTCCTGGCGACGCCACGACGTATGTGATCGCCGCTGGAGATAATTTTGGCAAAATCGCCACCAAGCATGGCGTCTCGGTGCAAGCAATCCTTGATGCGAATCCGAACGCAGATCCGCGTCGCCTAGCGATCGGGCAGACGATTAACATCCCTGCTAAGTAA
- a CDS encoding VTT domain-containing protein, whose amino-acid sequence MSNQPEPTKRLFRILLLLFISAVVGASVLYYAWSAHPDLEYWLELGRAGQTYLSEHPLLLILALATLPGMGAPLTPLLLLFGIVMGPRFGMPMTCLIGIATMGVCTTWTYLLASGPLRGFLKNRLLKKWKLPELSDKSALRLGLIIRITPGIPYPLQNIALGVMGMRLKPYLIVSLPIQSLYTIALIVTGGALFEGNAGIALTGVLLLIVIVLATRMLRNRSRTPQTSHVG is encoded by the coding sequence ATGTCGAACCAGCCAGAGCCAACAAAGCGTCTTTTCCGCATCCTACTCCTGCTATTTATATCCGCAGTCGTTGGAGCATCCGTGCTCTACTATGCATGGAGTGCGCATCCGGATCTCGAATATTGGCTCGAACTCGGGCGCGCAGGGCAAACTTATCTGTCCGAGCACCCGCTACTACTCATCCTCGCGCTCGCGACACTACCGGGTATGGGTGCCCCACTCACCCCATTATTATTACTCTTCGGCATCGTCATGGGGCCTCGCTTCGGCATGCCCATGACTTGCTTGATTGGCATTGCCACGATGGGCGTATGCACGACATGGACCTACCTACTCGCCTCAGGCCCATTGCGCGGATTCTTGAAAAATCGTCTACTCAAGAAGTGGAAACTGCCAGAGCTATCCGACAAGAGTGCACTACGCTTGGGGCTCATCATACGCATCACCCCTGGCATTCCCTATCCCTTGCAGAATATTGCGCTGGGCGTCATGGGCATGCGCCTGAAGCCCTACCTCATCGTATCGCTCCCGATTCAAAGCCTCTACACCATCGCGCTGATCGTCACTGGCGGCGCACTGTTCGAAGGCAATGCAGGCATCGCTTTAACTGGTGTGCTACTACTAATTGTCATCGTCCTAGCCACTCGCATGCTGCGCAATCGCTCTAGAACACCACAGACCAGCCATGTTGGATAA